In Synechococcales cyanobacterium T60_A2020_003, the genomic stretch ATTCGATCGAGTTACTCAAAACCCAAAACCCAAAATCCAAACTTGATACCGATCGCCTTGATTCTAGGATTCATGCCGTTTGGAATGCCAATTTTGACCCCTTCCGCACTATTTTCGATATGATTTCTTTAGCTTTGGAATATGCTTCAACAACTTAGTTTCAGTGAACTACAGTCTTTTTCAATTCCTGATCTCGCCCCAACTCCGTCCCAATCGTGTTTCGTTCTGTAGTTCTATCTGAGAGCAAGTAGATGAGCATCCTGAGCATCCATCCGTCACTGCCGACTCTGAGCAAGCAGTGGAGCATCTCGGAGGCTTTAGAGAGTGAAATTTCATATCCAGCCCGACAGCGATATCCCAGCGTCTACGCAGCTCTATAACCAGATTCGATTTGCGATCGCCTCGCGTCAGTTTCCACCGGGGCACCGCCTCCCTAGCACGCGCCAACTCGCCATGCAAACGGGACTCCACCGCAACACCATTAGCAAGGTCTATCGCCAGCTTGAGGAGTCGGGGGTAGTCGATGCCCGTGCCGGAGCTGGAATTTTTGTGCGGGCGCAGGGGGATGAAGGTGGGGCGAAAAGCAAGTCTCCCCTGCTTGCCCAGTTTCCAGAAGCCCAGCGGTTGGTGCAAAGTAGCGTAGACACGCTGTTAAGTCAGGGCTGTACCCTCAGTCAGGCGCGGGAGCTATTTCTAGGGGAAATCGACTGGCGACTGCGGTGCGGTGCGCGGGTGTTGGTGACGGCTCCGCTTCAGGACATTGGAGCCGGGGAACTCATGGCGCGAGAGCTGGAGCAGGCGTTGCAAATTCCGGTGCAGCTTGTCCCGATTGAGGAATTGGCGGATGTGCTGGATCAGGCACGGGGCGGAACGGTAGTGACCAGTCGCTACTTTATTGGTGATGCCGAGGCGATCGCAGGCCCCAAGTTTGTGCGTGTCATCCCCATCGATATTTACGACTATGCGGCGGAGATTACCCTGCTCAACCAAATGCCCAAGGGA encodes the following:
- a CDS encoding GntR family transcriptional regulator; translation: MKFHIQPDSDIPASTQLYNQIRFAIASRQFPPGHRLPSTRQLAMQTGLHRNTISKVYRQLEESGVVDARAGAGIFVRAQGDEGGAKSKSPLLAQFPEAQRLVQSSVDTLLSQGCTLSQARELFLGEIDWRLRCGARVLVTAPLQDIGAGELMARELEQALQIPVQLVPIEELADVLDQARGGTVVTSRYFIGDAEAIAGPKFVRVIPIDIYDYAAEITLLNQMPKGSCVGLVSLSSGILRAAEVIIHSVRGEELLVMTAQLKDVYKLQALVRSAQVIICDHPSIDDVKQVIQQSRDDLIRAPKVVACENYIGTNSINLLKRELGLV